Proteins encoded within one genomic window of Empedobacter falsenii:
- a CDS encoding ribonucleoside-diphosphate reductase subunit alpha, which translates to MENPIPHDDIQNIFFDGEAPKLWWKNSESEQILNRGYLLKGETVEGAIDRITAAAAKRLYKPELQESFKEMIERGWMSLSSPIWANMGTERGLPISCFNVHIPDSIEGITHKLGEVIMQTKIGGGTSGYFGELRERGAAITDNGKSSGAVSFMELFNSAMNVVSQGSTRRGAFAAYLDIDHDDIEEFLKIKSIGSSIQNLFYGVCVPDYWMQEMIDGDADKRQIWAKVLESRQEKGLPYLFFTDNVNKNKPQVYKDLGMSINASNLCSEIMLPSSADESFICCLSSMNLELYDEWKDTEAVRLAIFFLDAVLQEFIEKTEGNHYLESANRFAKRHRALGLGVLGWHSYLQRNMIPFEGMEAKLRTTEIFKHIQSKADKASEELARIYGEPEVLKGYGRRNTTTCAIAPTTSSSAILGQTSPGIEPFASNYYKAGLSKGNFMRKNKYLTRLLREKGIDNEDIWREIMLNGGSVQHLEQLTKEEKDVFKTFKEISQLEIVQQAAIRQKYVDQSQSLNLNIPPDLPVKEVNRLMIEAWQLGVKTLYYQRSQSVSKELVANLVSCSSCEA; encoded by the coding sequence ATGGAGAATCCAATACCACACGACGACATTCAAAACATATTTTTTGACGGTGAAGCACCAAAATTATGGTGGAAAAACTCTGAATCTGAACAAATTTTGAATAGAGGTTATTTATTGAAAGGAGAAACAGTTGAAGGAGCTATAGATCGTATTACAGCTGCGGCTGCAAAGCGTTTATACAAACCAGAATTGCAAGAATCTTTCAAAGAAATGATAGAAAGAGGTTGGATGAGTTTATCATCTCCAATTTGGGCAAACATGGGAACAGAGCGTGGTTTACCAATTTCTTGTTTCAATGTTCATATTCCAGATAGTATCGAGGGAATTACGCATAAATTAGGAGAAGTTATCATGCAAACTAAAATCGGTGGTGGTACTTCTGGTTATTTTGGTGAATTGCGTGAGCGTGGAGCAGCAATTACAGATAACGGAAAGAGTAGTGGTGCTGTTTCGTTTATGGAATTGTTCAATTCGGCGATGAATGTGGTTTCTCAAGGTTCTACACGTCGTGGAGCTTTTGCTGCTTATTTAGATATTGACCATGATGATATCGAAGAATTTTTGAAAATTAAATCGATCGGAAGTTCAATTCAGAATTTATTTTATGGTGTTTGTGTGCCAGATTATTGGATGCAAGAAATGATTGATGGAGATGCGGATAAACGTCAAATTTGGGCGAAAGTTTTAGAGTCTCGTCAAGAAAAAGGATTACCATATTTATTCTTTACAGATAATGTAAATAAAAATAAACCACAGGTTTACAAAGATTTAGGAATGTCAATTAATGCTTCTAATCTTTGTTCAGAAATTATGTTGCCTTCATCTGCGGACGAATCATTTATTTGTTGTTTATCTTCTATGAATTTAGAATTATACGACGAATGGAAAGATACAGAAGCAGTACGTTTAGCAATTTTCTTCTTGGATGCAGTTTTACAAGAATTCATTGAAAAAACAGAAGGAAATCATTATTTAGAGTCTGCTAATCGTTTTGCAAAACGTCACCGTGCATTAGGTTTAGGTGTATTAGGATGGCACTCTTATTTACAACGCAACATGATTCCTTTCGAAGGAATGGAAGCGAAATTACGTACAACAGAAATTTTCAAGCATATTCAATCTAAAGCAGATAAAGCTTCGGAAGAATTAGCACGTATTTATGGCGAACCAGAAGTTTTAAAAGGTTACGGACGTCGTAACACAACAACTTGTGCAATTGCGCCAACTACATCTTCTTCTGCAATTTTAGGACAAACTTCTCCAGGAATTGAGCCGTTTGCTTCTAATTATTACAAAGCAGGTTTATCGAAAGGTAACTTTATGCGTAAGAATAAATATTTGACTAGATTATTACGTGAAAAAGGAATCGATAACGAGGATATTTGGCGCGAAATCATGTTGAATGGAGGATCTGTGCAACATTTAGAGCAATTGACAAAAGAGGAAAAAGATGTATTCAAAACATTCAAAGAAATTTCTCAATTAGAAATTGTTCAACAAGCAGCGATTCGTCAAAAATATGTAGATCAATCGCAATCATTAAACTTAAATATTCCACCAGATTTACCTGTGAAGGAAGTTAACCGTTTGATGATCGAAGCTTGGCAATTAGGAGTTAAAACATTGTACTATCAACGTTCACAATCAGTTTCTAAGGAATTAGTTGCAAACTTAGTTTCTTGTTCTTCTTGTGAGGCTTAA
- a CDS encoding DUF6150 family protein has translation MKISLSLLITFLLFSAQTNAQTVFSVNLKSKADVKVFVVKTEAQADLKVFKLNSSSKADSNNGKLFFTKYESQAKFNIYFVDLASQADVKVYFVKYESQAGWRNKSKMYYFY, from the coding sequence ATGAAAATTTCACTAAGTCTTTTAATAACATTTCTACTTTTTTCTGCACAAACAAATGCACAAACCGTCTTTAGTGTAAATCTAAAAAGTAAGGCTGATGTAAAAGTATTTGTGGTAAAGACAGAAGCACAAGCAGATTTGAAAGTTTTCAAATTAAATTCTTCTTCCAAAGCAGACAGTAACAACGGAAAATTGTTTTTCACAAAATATGAAAGTCAAGCAAAATTCAACATCTATTTTGTAGATTTAGCCAGTCAAGCAGATGTAAAAGTATACTTTGTGAAATATGAAAGCCAAGCTGGATGGCGAAACAAAAGTAAAATGTATTATTTTTATTGA
- a CDS encoding DUF2490 domain-containing protein, whose amino-acid sequence MKKILASFIVLANFGVQAQESNFRTWSTLNINQKINKDFNFQSDIQYRSYEDLDQLQQLLIRGGIGYNLTENNNTILAGYAYIQNRTPTATDDYAHSHEHRLYQQFNTKHALQRFNFAHRFRVEERFLENDTQFRFRYQLTATVPLNNAKLIENTWYLKAYDEIFLQAVKDKTFDRNRLGLSFGYVISPTFSLEAGYMLQSQKTSHTDHLMIGLTINNPF is encoded by the coding sequence ATGAAGAAAATATTAGCCAGTTTTATTGTTTTAGCCAACTTCGGTGTACAGGCGCAAGAAAGTAATTTTAGGACTTGGAGTACCTTAAATATCAATCAAAAAATCAATAAAGATTTTAATTTTCAATCGGATATACAATATCGTTCGTACGAAGATTTAGATCAATTACAACAACTTTTGATTCGAGGAGGAATAGGATACAATTTAACCGAAAATAACAATACAATTTTAGCTGGTTACGCCTACATTCAAAACAGAACTCCTACTGCTACAGATGATTATGCTCATAGTCACGAACATCGTTTGTATCAACAATTTAATACAAAACATGCGTTACAACGTTTTAATTTTGCGCATCGATTTCGTGTTGAAGAACGCTTTTTAGAAAATGATACACAATTTAGATTTCGTTATCAATTGACTGCAACTGTTCCGCTAAATAATGCAAAATTAATCGAAAATACTTGGTATTTGAAAGCGTATGACGAAATTTTTTTACAAGCTGTAAAAGACAAAACGTTTGATAGAAATCGACTTGGTTTAAGCTTTGGATACGTTATTTCGCCAACTTTTAGTTTGGAAGCTGGTTATATGCTTCAAAGTCAGAAAACATCGCATACCGATCATTTGATGATTGGATTGACGATTAATAATCCGTTTTAG
- a CDS encoding Atu2307/SP_0267 family LLM class monooxygenase gives MELGIGMFGDLHIDSKTGYTQTPQQRMSEIIEEVKLMDEIGLDFFGIGEHHRPDYAVSSPEIILAALSTVTKNIKLGSAVSVISSTDPVKLYQDFASVDNLSNGRAEIMAGRGSFIESFPLFGYDLNDYDALFDEKLRLLLDLNNNEVINWRGNFRMPIINQSVYPKPVQEKLPIWIAVGGTKSSIVRAATLGLPIIFAIIGGNPADFNYLFEIYKQVYIENGHDIKTMQIGVHMHSFFGEDSEKVAEEYFPIYGAQMNRIGASRGWPKYTKPQFDYGRSTNGHLIVGDASLAVDRILKYQEMFGLTRFSAHMDVGAPNHLDMMKSIEIFGKDILPKVKEATK, from the coding sequence ATGGAATTAGGAATAGGAATGTTTGGCGATCTACATATTGATTCTAAAACTGGTTATACGCAAACTCCTCAACAACGTATGAGCGAGATTATAGAAGAAGTAAAATTGATGGACGAAATTGGATTAGATTTCTTTGGAATTGGAGAGCATCATCGTCCTGATTATGCAGTTTCATCTCCAGAAATTATTTTGGCTGCTTTGTCTACAGTTACAAAAAATATTAAGTTGGGAAGTGCCGTTTCTGTCATCAGTTCTACAGATCCTGTAAAGTTATATCAAGATTTTGCAAGTGTTGACAATTTATCGAATGGTCGTGCTGAAATTATGGCTGGACGCGGTTCATTCATCGAATCTTTCCCTCTTTTCGGTTATGATTTAAACGATTACGATGCTCTTTTTGATGAAAAACTTCGTTTACTTTTAGATTTAAATAATAACGAAGTAATCAATTGGCGCGGAAATTTTAGAATGCCAATTATTAATCAAAGTGTTTATCCAAAACCTGTGCAAGAAAAACTACCTATTTGGATTGCTGTTGGCGGAACAAAATCATCAATTGTACGTGCTGCAACATTAGGTTTACCTATTATTTTTGCGATTATTGGAGGCAATCCAGCCGATTTTAACTATCTGTTCGAAATTTATAAACAAGTTTATATCGAAAATGGTCATGATATTAAAACGATGCAAATTGGCGTTCACATGCACTCTTTTTTTGGAGAGGATAGCGAAAAAGTTGCTGAAGAATATTTTCCAATTTATGGTGCACAAATGAATAGAATTGGAGCAAGTAGAGGTTGGCCAAAATATACAAAACCACAGTTTGACTATGGACGTTCTACGAATGGACATTTGATTGTTGGAGACGCTTCTTTAGCGGTTGATCGTATTTTGAAATATCAAGAAATGTTTGGTTTAACTCGCTTTTCTGCTCATATGGATGTTGGAGCACCAAATCATTTGGATATGATGAAATCTATCGAAATTTTTGGGAAAGATATTTTACCAAAAGTTAAAGAGGCAACAAAATAA
- a CDS encoding MgtC/SapB family protein, with the protein MEEFLAKSVQNDLILICISIIIGVLIGTEREYRNKSAGLRTFILVSFGSCLFTILSIRIGVGNPDRLAANIITGIGFLGAGVIFKDDNKVAGITTATTIWATASLGMCIGAGYVYLGLLGSVIVLIILVGLTYLQNYIDDYHKIKNYTILTKSKEEYEYCQTLFKKFDLKFSVAKQHATDGNVSTTWLVRGKSKQHKMLMKQLLDDKIIKTYQF; encoded by the coding sequence ATGGAAGAATTTTTAGCAAAATCGGTTCAAAATGATTTGATTTTAATTTGTATATCGATTATAATTGGCGTTTTGATCGGTACGGAAAGAGAATATCGCAACAAATCTGCCGGATTAAGAACATTCATTTTAGTTAGTTTTGGATCTTGTTTGTTTACAATTCTTTCGATCCGAATTGGAGTAGGAAACCCAGATCGATTAGCAGCAAATATTATTACGGGAATTGGATTTTTAGGAGCCGGAGTAATTTTTAAGGACGATAATAAAGTTGCAGGAATTACGACCGCAACTACTATTTGGGCGACCGCGTCGTTGGGAATGTGTATTGGCGCGGGTTATGTCTATTTAGGTTTATTGGGAAGTGTTATCGTTTTGATTATTTTGGTTGGATTAACTTATCTTCAAAATTATATTGATGATTACCATAAAATTAAAAATTATACAATTCTCACAAAGTCGAAAGAGGAATATGAATATTGCCAAACATTATTTAAAAAATTTGATTTAAAATTTTCGGTTGCTAAGCAACATGCTACAGATGGAAATGTTTCTACAACTTGGTTGGTTAGAGGTAAAAGTAAACAACATAAAATGTTGATGAAACAATTATTAGATGATAAAATTATAAAAACCTATCAATTTTAA
- the miaE gene encoding tRNA-(ms[2]io[6]A)-hydroxylase: MLGLKLLTDPRWADIAERNLEEILTDHAWCEQKAATNAITMIAYNSEHDEFIQEMSDIAIEEMQHFKMVVEIIERRGYKLGRERKDDYVGQLMKFCKKDGSRNMAFVDRLLFAAMIEARSCERFRTLSQNINDEELAKFYYDLMVSEANHYTTFLNFARKLSTDVDVDKRWKEWLDFEGNLIQSYGNKEAIHG, translated from the coding sequence ATGCTTGGATTAAAACTTTTGACAGACCCACGTTGGGCTGATATTGCGGAAAGAAATTTAGAAGAAATTTTAACAGATCATGCGTGGTGTGAGCAAAAAGCGGCAACAAACGCGATTACAATGATTGCGTATAATTCTGAACATGACGAATTTATTCAAGAAATGTCAGATATTGCCATCGAAGAAATGCAACATTTCAAAATGGTTGTAGAAATTATCGAGCGTCGTGGATACAAATTAGGTCGCGAGCGCAAAGATGATTACGTTGGTCAGTTGATGAAATTTTGTAAAAAAGATGGTTCTCGTAATATGGCTTTTGTGGATCGTTTGTTATTTGCAGCGATGATTGAAGCCAGGAGTTGTGAACGTTTCAGAACATTATCTCAAAATATTAATGACGAAGAATTAGCAAAATTTTACTATGATTTGATGGTTTCGGAAGCAAATCACTACACAACTTTCTTAAATTTTGCTCGAAAACTTTCCACTGATGTTGATGTGGACAAACGTTGGAAAGAATGGTTGGATTTTGAAGGAAATTTGATTCAATCTTACGGAAATAAAGAAGCAATACACGGATAG